In the Roseofilum casamattae BLCC-M143 genome, ACATTGGGAAAAAGACAGATTCGGCTTATCCAATGCCAACTGGTAAGCCTTTTCTAGACTTTTTTTACCTGGGGGCGGAATTGTCCTTCGGTGCTAAACTCGGTCAGGGTTATTTTCATTAAATTTATTTAGTCTCAGCTTCTATGGGCACTCTGATTTTATCGTTTTCCCATTTTACACCCCAATTGACTCTCTACCGCCGGAGATCGCCTCTAGCACTTCTAGCACTGCACCGGCCCATGGCCGAACCCTTCTTGATTTGAGTCAGTTTTCCCGGATCTACTTCCCTACTCCCTAGCCCATAAGCCCAATTGGACGGGGTTTCGTAGAAACCCCTACAAGATAAGCTCCAAGGAGGGGAAAAAGAGGTTGAGGGGAGTGGGTTAGAACATAGACATTATTGTTAATTGTAGCGACTTGCTGTCAACATTCTGCCGCAACAAGGGGAGAATTAGCAAAGTTGCGACGACTTGCCAGGCGATCGCAATACAGCCACCATCTTCCAACAAAATACCACAACCCCATTACCCATTCTCTATTACCCAAGATCGAGGAATGATATAATAGAGATCTTGGAGGTGAGCTAAATGCTATCTTGCTTCGACATAGCAGACTACTTTATTGGGTTAGCTAATGAGACTGGTTCGTTCGTTAGCAATCTCAAGCTGCAAAAGCTCGTTTACTATGCCCAAGCTTGGTATCTTGCCCTGTATGACGAACCTCTGTTTGCAGAAGACTTTGAAGCTTGGATTCACGGCCCGGTTATTCCATCTCTATATCAAGAATATAAGTCTTTTGGATGGAAACCCATTTTCAAGGATGTTCATCCGAAACTGCCCACAAATATCGTGCAGTTTCTGGATGAGGTGGCGCAAGAGTATTTTGCGTGTAATGGCTACGAACTGGAGCGAATGACCCATTTTGAAGATCCGTGGAATTGGGCGAGAGAGGATTTGCCACCCGACGAACCTTCCCATGAGATTATTCAGAAAGAATGGATGTGGGAATATTACGGCGATCGCGTCCAAAAAGTTTAAGAAGACTAAAGTTTCCCAGGCAAATAGGTCTGGGAGTCAACCCACAGAGCTGATGCCTCAACCTCAAGGTATCAGTTTTTCATTTAAGTATTATCGGGACGATAACAGTAAGTTCTCTTGCCAGGATAAACCACCAGCTTATTGGGTTGCTCTCATGGCTCGTTTAAAAAATATATCCGGCATCTCCAAGCAGGAACTCTTAAAAAATCGCAGTTCTTCTCTGAGGTTTCATCCTATTGATTGGAAAGACACCAGCGAACCTGGATTTGGGTTGCCGAATGAGGAACAGTTAGTAGACACTCCATACCAATTTTCCGTGTCTGCAAATAAGTATGGTAGAGTTCATGGATTCTTTATCAATGAGGTCTTTTATATTGTTTGGTTAGATCCCAATCATCTGCTCTATCCATAACTAAACGCGATCGCCCTGCGAGACGAACCCAAACCGAGGCGGAGACCCCAAGGGCTGTATAATGTCGGGGTGCGATCGCACTGATGCCTAGCCTAATCAAAGACAACCTATGGATGTTACGAATCTTGCCGCCCAGCTCAACGCGGGGGCGATCTTGCCAGAGGGGATTGTTATATTAACCTTACTGGCCGTACTTATTACCGATCTCATTGGCGGACGGAAAGCCTCGAACTGGACTCCGTATTTGGCGATCGCCGGCCTGGCGGCTGCGATAGGC is a window encoding:
- a CDS encoding Panacea domain-containing protein, with amino-acid sequence MLSCFDIADYFIGLANETGSFVSNLKLQKLVYYAQAWYLALYDEPLFAEDFEAWIHGPVIPSLYQEYKSFGWKPIFKDVHPKLPTNIVQFLDEVAQEYFACNGYELERMTHFEDPWNWAREDLPPDEPSHEIIQKEWMWEYYGDRVQKV